A genomic region of Metopolophium dirhodum isolate CAU chromosome 1, ASM1992520v1, whole genome shotgun sequence contains the following coding sequences:
- the LOC132933025 gene encoding uncharacterized protein LOC132933025: MSFSNNDEIRISVLNMDSYTFPCEIYLYIEGKVNKHTDAVGDVSFSNNELAFLFSEMRYEINGVEVQKIKSPGISSCLKGYWSYTPNDLNTLENAAWWSSLGSNDNNKNFMANNVFTSCVPLKHLFGFFEDYKKILLNCNQQLILNRSSTDFDTLHVTDNSEKKKITVELTKILWKMPTIKVSDKEKLRLLKILDSRKTLSCTFRTWDLSEYPVLPKNT, translated from the coding sequence ATGTCTTTTTCTAATAACGATGAAATTAGGATAAGTGTTTTAAACATGGATTCTTACACTTTTCCGTGTGAGATTTATCTGTACATCGAGGGAAAAGTAAATAAACATACCGATGCTGTTGGAGACGTTAGTTTTTCGAATAATGAATTGGCGTTTTTATTCTCCGAAATGCGATACGAGATAAACGGAGTAGaagtacagaaaataaaatcacCAGGAATTTCGTCTTGTTTGAAAGGTTACTGGTCATATACTCCAAACGACTTGAACACGCTGGAGAATGCGGCTTGGTGGTCGTCGTTGGGtagtaacgataataataaaaatttcatgGCAAACAATGTGTTTACCAGCTGCGTTCCACTGAAACATCTATTTGGATTTTTTGaagattacaaaaaaatattacttaattgtaATCAACAATTGATTTTGAATCGCTCGTCAACCGATTTCGACACATTACACGTTACTGATAActctgagaaaaaaaaaattacagtcgAACTGACTAAGATATTATGGAAGATGCCTACTATCAAAGTTAGTGATAAAGAAAAGTTAagactgttaaaaatattggaTTCTCGTAAAACGTTATCGTGCACGTTCAGAACCTGGGATCTCTCCGAATATCCAGTGCTACCTAAAAATACTTAA
- the LOC132933012 gene encoding uncharacterized protein LOC132933012 codes for MDEISTTTNESPTTPKASEHEYVDEQYGIPLFNSSLNYKTEHSFKRSVTGTLIPTFFTQSFLKDINGVIETRDIHEFYTFLNVCHKKLLCNIPPGDNEKCGFIRINSESIVPYCTHDSQKYLPMFYFEGATKSLKPQAVKLKNWNLAYLKFCLLVQGTINELFYSDFCTMVSLDCIKNFYTDLNVEEYWPATEVNTHFLTYQKSSHVNPTGIWIRAPIEVVPAENTIPHILIEPAPSKPQSIPVTKNNYLSGCPASQMVNLYSTQAQPPSTTSVYSLPARNQSIAAQCYNTFLLDFQGSAMSQGSSLINSAGHVVPPPPLVHAGNMAPEIGQCVTTIYNGITNSNVMSHSSQMRQFYTQSSNNGKALQQLQQQQTITNPNIGWELTRIPERMCTHITSNNDAYKIQRGTLQARTIYCVNAEPYEYSDVMVTLHDIVQVTLPASTDIATCAYVLREKLNITLFSGNSEQLAVLRENGRLRSMHPDDTPMVMLKDIKYHFRQFKTFVELGWQKEQIQQYSSVGGPSKRQRTS; via the exons ATGGACGAAATTTCGACTACAACCAATGAATCACCAACAACACCAAAAGCTTCTGAACATGAATACGTAGATGAACAatatg gGATTCCATTGTTCAATTCCTCCTTAAATTACAAAACTGAACATTCCTTTAAACGAAGTGTAACTGGTACATTAATACCAACATTTTTTACTCAAAGTTTCTTAAAAGACATAAATGGCGTTATTGAAACAAGAGATA ttcatgaGTTTTATACATTCTTAAATGTATGTCATAAAAAATTACTGTGCAATATTCCTCCAGGCGACAATGAAAAATGCGGTTTTATACGTATTAACTCTGAATCCATTGTACCATATTGTACTCATGATAGCCAAAAATATCTTccaatgttttattttgaagGGGCAACTAAAAGTTTAAAACCTCAagctgtaaaattaaaaaattggaacTTGGCCTATCTGAAGTTCTGTTTATTGGTTCAGGGTACCATAAATGAGTTGTTTTATAGTGACTTTTGCACAATGGTCAGTCTTGATTGTATCAAGAATTTCTATACAGATTTAAATGTTGAAGAATATTGGCCAGCTACAGAGGTTAATACACATTTTCTAACTTATCAGAAGTCTAGCCATGTCAATCCAACAGGTATCTGGATCAGAGCACCCATTGAAGTAGTACCTGCTGAAAATACTATTCCTCACATATTAATAGAACCAGCACCATCGAAACCACAAAGTATTCCAGTGACTAAGAACAACTATCTAAGCGGGTGTCCAGCAAGTCAAATG gttAATTTATATAGCACTCAGGCTCAGCCACCATCAACAACTAGTGTCTATTCTCTTCCTGCCAGAAATCAAAGCATAGCTGCGCAATGCTATAATACG tttttattggATTTTCAGGGTTCAGCAATGTCTCAAGGCAGCAGTTTGATAAATAGTGCGGGTCATGTTGTACCACCACCGCCTTTAGTCCATGCAGGCAATATGGCACCAGAAATTGG TCAATGTGTGACAACTATATACAATGGAATTACCAATAGCAATGTAATGTCACATTCAAGTCAAATGAGACAATTCTACACTCAAAGTTCTAACAATGGTAAAGCCCTACAACAGTTGCAGCAACAACAAACAATTACTAATCCTAATATTGGATGGGAATTGACAAGAATACCGGAACGGATGTGTACGCATATAACATCTAATAATGATGCATACAAG ATCCAAAGGGGAACACTTCAAGCGAGAACGATATACTGCGTAAACGCCGAACCTTACGAATATTCGGATGTGATGGTGACATTGCATGATATAGTCCAGGTGACATTGCCTGCGTCTACAGACATCGCGACATGCGCTTACGTCTtaagagaaaaattaaatataacactaTTCAGTGGAAATTC CGAGCAGTTGGCCGTGTTGCGGGAAAATGGACGCCTCAGGTCAATGCACCCAGATGATACACCCATGGTCATGCTAAAAGATATCAAGTATCATTTTCGGCAATTCAAGACATTCGTTGAACTTGGTTGGCAAAAAGAACAAATACAACAATACTCATCTGTGGGTGGTCCGTCCAAAAGACAACGGACCAGCTAG
- the LOC132933779 gene encoding testis-specific serine/threonine-protein kinase 3-like: MNGHHQTYQQHQQLQHRHHHQQQRLLEQHQRLLEQQQRRVTQQCSRRPLSAAQAPATTEVSPNRVVHHAELPPPPPPPPPPPPSTPKHRPRIVHLDSEDALSAALAADGYRLGSTVGHGSYSKVRLAFRTVPVTASASASASSTVRVACKVINKRRDPGTSSYVRKFLPRELEVLRTVRHPNVVRTHRIYVTPYTVHVFMDYCEIGDLLSHLQHAKSIPQWQAHTFFRQICEAVDYLHRKNISHRDIKCENVLLESMRTVKLTDFGFARMCADERGRRLMSQTYCGSSSYAAPEVLQGIPYDPISYDMWALGVVLYVMLSDAMPFPHSNRQQIVANQIAKKFSRPKKPVSREALKLISIILEPDVNKRATMNQVKHHPWVKQQNPYHTH; the protein is encoded by the exons ATGAACGGTCACCACCAGACGTACCAGCAGCACCAGCAGCTGCAGCACCGCCATCACCACCAGCAGCAGCGGCTACTGGAACAGCACCAGCGTCTGCTGGAGCAGCAGCAGCGGCGTGTCACGCAACAGTGCAGCCGACGTCCGCTCTCCGCCGCCCAAGCACCCGCCACCACGGAAGTGTCGCCTAACCGTGTTGTCCATCACGCAGAGCTGCCGcctccgccaccgccgccgccgccgccgccgccgtcgacgCCCAAACACCGACCGCGGATCGTGCACCTCGACAGCGAGGACGCGCTGTCGGCGGCGCTGGCCGCGGACGGTTACCGGTTGGGCTCGACCGTCGGCCACGGGTCGTACAGCAAAGTCCGATTGGCGTTCCGGACGGTGCCGGTGACGGCGTCAGCGTCGGCGTCGGCGTCGTCCACGGTCCGGGTGGCGTGCAAGGTGATCAACAAGCGGCGCGACCCCGGCACTTCGTCGTACGTGCGAAAGTTCTTGCCCAGGGAACTGGAAGTGTTGCGCACGGTCCGGCACCCGAACGTGGTCAGAACGCACCGAATATACGTGACGCCGTACACCGTGCACGTGTTCATGGACTACTGCGAAATTGGAGACCTGCTCAGCCACCTGCAGCACGCCAAGAGCATACCGCAGTGGCAAGCGCACACGTTCTTCAG GCAGATATGCGAGGCCGTGGATTATCTGCACCGAAAAAACATCTCGCACCGGGACATAAAATGTGAAAACGTCCTGTTGGAAAGCATGCGGACGGTCAAGTTGACCGATTTCGGGTTCGCCAGGATGTGCGCAGATGAACGAGGCCGGAGACTGATGAGCCAGACGTACTGCGGCAGTTCGTCATATGCTGCGCCCGAAGTGTTACAA ggcATACCATACGATCCGATTTCCTACGACATGTGGGCACTGGGAGTTGTTCTATACGTGATGCTATCCGACGCTATGCCATTCCCGCACTCTAACCGACAGCAGATCGTGGCCAATCAGATCGCTAAAAAGTTCTCCAGGCCCAAAAAACCCGTGTCACGAGAAGCGTTGAAACTTATCTC GATAATTTTAGAACCAGACGTTAATAAAAGAGCTACCATGAATCAAGTAAAACATCATCCATGGGTTAAACAGCAAAACCCATATCATACTCATTAA
- the LOC132933018 gene encoding uncharacterized protein LOC132933018 has product MLLLANNLIDCTTFFVDSNIFINIELDPDFLLNCVICVSNNLQCVKMSAKLYKSLNIALNNINFLLPSHLLLEEFKFISIEEYNGDNVLSIKCLQQDQNVQLTKENFSRILQLRDAMEEVILMKNIYTRSTALNQASKISIYLGKKMPLPKDTKINDVEEYLTRIDVQELKEQLPFTGLCLVADSKIKAVKQLARGWLSSSIETKPEVNRLTTRAFLARKRAKATSRLSFHL; this is encoded by the exons ATGCTTCTCTTA GCTAATAATCTGATCGATTGTActacattttttgttgatagcaatatttttataaatatagaattaGATCctgattttttgttaaattgcgTTATATGCGTCTCAAATAACTTGCAGTGTGTTAAAATGAGtgctaaattatataaatctctAAATATAGCTCTTAACAACATAAACTTTTTACTACCATCTCATTTACTGTTGGAggagtttaaatttatatcaatagaAGAATACAACGGTGACAACGTGCTCTCAATAAAGTGTTTGCAACAGGATCAAAATGTGCAATTAACTAAAGAGAATTTTTCAAGGATCTTGCAATTAAGGGATGCCATGGAAGAAGTCATTctgatgaaaaatatatacacacggTCTACTGCATTAAATCAGGCCAGTAAAATTTCAATATATCTTGGAAAGAAAATGCCGTTACCcaaagatacaaaaataaacgaTGTTGAAGAGTATTTGACCCGTATCGATGTCCAAGAATTGAAAGAACAACTTCCGTTCACTGGTCTTTGTTTAGTAGCAGATTCGAAGATTAAAGCAGTCAAACAATTGGCAAGGGGGTGGTTATCTTCTTCGATCGAAActaag cctgAAGTCAACCGACTGACGACGAGGGCATTCCTAGCACGTAAAAGGGCAAAAGCAACCAGCAGATTAAGTtttcatctataa